Proteins found in one Arachis stenosperma cultivar V10309 chromosome 8, arast.V10309.gnm1.PFL2, whole genome shotgun sequence genomic segment:
- the LOC130946318 gene encoding uncharacterized protein LOC130946318, protein MALYTCTFISPSPPSLSAPIRRSHSFLRRRVSSPNASVGSSSSSSEPKTSSSSQSSPIAPSATTTTSSSTPFVESRPPDPVFNYAFASPNGNPAVRFFRSTESNIERLIFDFRFLALFAVGGSLAGSLLCFLNGCIYIIDAYKVYWSSCVKGVHSGKMVLRLVEAIDVYLAGTVMLIFGMGLYGLFISNTSSHEKPAVDRALVGSSLFGMFVLKERPKWMKISSLDELKTKVGHVIVMILLVKMFERSKMVAISTGMDLLSYSVCIFLSSASLYILHNLHKGE, encoded by the exons aTGGCTCTTTACACATGCACCTTCATCTCTCCCTCTCCACCTTCCCTCTCCGCACCAATCCGCCGAAGCCACTCATTTCTTCGCCGTCGAGTTTCAAGTCCAAATGCTTCCGTAggctcttcttcttcttcatctgaACCGaaaacatcatcatcatcacaatCATCACCGATTGCTCCATCTGCTACAACAACAACTTCGTCCTCAACACCTTTCGTTGAGTCTAGGCCACCTGACCCTGTCTTCAATTACGCATTCGCTAGCCCTAATGGCAACCCTGCTGTTAGGTTTTTTCGATCTACGGAGTCTAACATTGAAAGG CTTATATTCGACTTCCGTTTCTTGGCACTATTCGCTGTTGGAGGTTCATTGGCTGGTTCACTATTGTGCTTCCTAAAC GGTTGTATTTATATTATTGATGCATACAAAGTCTATTGGTCAAGCTGTGTCAAAGGAGTTCACTCTGGAAAGATGGTTCTGCGACTGGTTGAAGCAATTG ATGTTTATTTGGCTGGTACGGTTATGCTGATATTTGGAATGGGACTGTACGGATTGTTCATAAGCAATACATCTTCACATGAGAAACCTGCTGTTGATCGTGCTCTTGTAGGATCCTCTTTGTTTGGAATGTTTGTTTTGAAG GAGAGGCCTAAATGGATGAAAATTAGCTCACTGGACGAACTGAAGACAAAAGTGGGGCACGTTATTGTCATGATTCTTCTGGTAAAAATGTTTGAGAGAAGCAAAATGGTAGCCATTTCCACAGGAATGGATTTACTTAGTTATTCAGTCTGTATTTTCTTATCTTCTGCATCTTTGTATATCCTCCATAACCTCCATAAGGGAGAGTAG